In the Rubrivivax gelatinosus IL144 genome, ACCAAGCTGCTCGACCAGGTCGCGCTCGACCGCTACTCCTTCGTGCGCGACGCCTATCTGTCGCGGCGGCTTGACCAGGTCTGGGACGGCGCTCCGCCGCTCCAGGACTACGACGACGGCGACGACGGGGCCGCGCCGGCGCAGTGAACCGCCGTCGCGGTTCGTGCGTTGAAGCGGCATCGCCTCATGGCGCCGTCGCAACCGAAAGGCAAACGATGTTCAAGAAGTTCCTCTCCGGCCTGGCCCTGCTGGGCTTCCTCGTCGCCGGCGCCCACGCCGAGCCGGGCGCGCCCGACGCGTTCGTGCGCACGATCTCCAACGACGTCATCAACACCGCCAAGACCGACAAGGCGATCCAGTCCGGCGACATCAACGCCGTCGTCGCGCTGGTCGACAAGAAGGTGATGCCTGCGGTGGCCTTCGAGGTCGTCACGCGTTCGGCGGTCGGCCCGCAGTGGCGCAGTGCCACACCCGACCAGCGCGCCAAGCTGCAGGCCGAGTTCAAGACGCTGCTGGTGAAGGTCTACGCCGGCGCGCTGACGCAGCTGAAGGACCAGACCGTCGAGATCACCAAGACCCAGCCGGTGCCCGGCGGCACCCAGGTCGTCGTGCAGTCCGAGGTGCGC is a window encoding:
- a CDS encoding MlaC/ttg2D family ABC transporter substrate-binding protein is translated as MFKKFLSGLALLGFLVAGAHAEPGAPDAFVRTISNDVINTAKTDKAIQSGDINAVVALVDKKVMPAVAFEVVTRSAVGPQWRSATPDQRAKLQAEFKTLLVKVYAGALTQLKDQTVEITKTQPVPGGTQVVVQSEVRGKGEPIKLDYRLDQQQGAWKIIDVNVGGIWLVQSYRSQFAQEISAGGIDGLIAKLVERNKAPAQPAKKG